In one Oxyura jamaicensis isolate SHBP4307 breed ruddy duck chromosome 14, BPBGC_Ojam_1.0, whole genome shotgun sequence genomic region, the following are encoded:
- the SNX8 gene encoding sorting nexin-8 isoform X4, translated as MTEGCRDGGRAARRHRRHRTDVRYWDIEQQPLWKKCPTVSKRELTQRFKCSVYRRYNDFVVFHEMLLQKFPYRMVPALPPKRMLGADREFIESRRRALKRFINLVARHPPFSEDVLLKLFLSFSGSDVQNKLRELVQGVGDEFMTCRLATQAKDFLPADIQAQFAASRELIRNIYNSFYKLRDRAERIASRAIDNASDLLIFGKELSALGSDTTPLPSWAALNNSTWGTLKQALKGLSVEFALLADKAVQQGKQEENDVVEKLNLFLDLLQSYKDLCERHEKGVLHKHQRALHKYSMMKKQMMSATVQNKEPESVEQLESRIVEQENAILTMELRNYFSLYCLHQETQLIHIYLPLTSHILGAFVNSQIQGHKEMSKVWNELKPKLSCLFVGSSNMPTPPLSPPEGNFFSN; from the exons ATGACTGAGGGCTGCCGCGATGGAGGGCGAGCCGCCCGCCGGCACCGCCGCCACAG GACTGATGTAAGATATTGGGATATTGAGCAGCAGcctttgtggaaaaaatgtcCTACTGTATCAAAGAGAGAGCTCACTCAG AGATTCAAATGCTCAGTCTATCGGAGATATAATGACTTTGTGGTGTTCCAtgagatgctgctgcagaagtTCCCGTATCGTATGGTGCCAGCACTACCACCCAAGAGGATGCTGGGAG CTGACCGAGAATTCATAGAATCAAGAAGGAGAGCTCTGAAGCGCTTTATAAACCTGGTGGCTCGACATCCTCCTTTCTCAGAAGATGTGCTCTTGAAGCTCTTTCTATCTTTCAGTGGCTCA GATGTGCAGAATAAACTAAGAGAGTTAGTCCAGGGAGTGGGAGATGAATTTATGACCTGCAGATTAGCTACCCAGGCCAAG GACTTCCTTCCAGCTGACATACAAGCCCAGtttgctgccagcagggaactcatcagaaatatttacaatagcTTTTACAAGCTTCGGGACCGTGCAGAGAGGATAGCTTCTCGAGCCATTGATAATGCCTCAGATCTCCTCATATTTGGAAAGGAGCTAAG TGCTTTAGGCTCAGACACTACACCGCTTCCTTCCTGGGCTGCTTTGAATAATAGCACATGGGGGACTCTGAAACAAGCCTTGAAGGGTCTATCTGTTGAATTTGCACTTTTGGCAGATAAGGCTGTGCAGCAG GGTAAACAGGAAGAGAATGATGTGGTGGAGAAGCTGAACCTTTTCCTGGATTTACTCCAGTCCTATAAA GACCTATGTGAAAGACATGAGAAGGGGGTGTTGCACAAGCACCAGCGAGCATTGCATAAGTACAGCATGATGAAGAAGCAGATGATGAGTGCCACAGTGCAGAACAAAGAACCAGAATCAGTGGAGCAATTGGAGTCTCGGATTGTGGAG CAAGAAAATGCTATCCTAACTATGGAGCTGCggaattacttttctttgtattgCCTGCATCAGGAAACACAGCTCATCCACATCTATCTGCCTCTCACCTCTCACATCTTGGGGGCCTTTGTCAACTCCCAGATTCAGGGCCACAAAGAG ATGAGTAAAGTTTGGAATGAGTTGAAGCCGAAGTTGAGTTGTCTCTTCGTGGGATCTAGCAATATGCCAACTCCACCATTGTCACCTCCAGAGGGAAACTTCTTCTCCAATTAA
- the SNX8 gene encoding sorting nexin-8 isoform X1 — translation MEGEPPAGTAATDLAKPPVNEPREPEQFLMQAPQGNPLLLSHTLQELLSKDSVQVELIPEKKGLFLKHVEYEVSSKRFKCSVYRRYNDFVVFHEMLLQKFPYRMVPALPPKRMLGADREFIESRRRALKRFINLVARHPPFSEDVLLKLFLSFSGSDVQNKLRELVQGVGDEFMTCRLATQAKDFLPADIQAQFAASRELIRNIYNSFYKLRDRAERIASRAIDNASDLLIFGKELSALGSDTTPLPSWAALNNSTWGTLKQALKGLSVEFALLADKAVQQGKQEENDVVEKLNLFLDLLQSYKDLCERHEKGVLHKHQRALHKYSMMKKQMMSATVQNKEPESVEQLESRIVEQENAILTMELRNYFSLYCLHQETQLIHIYLPLTSHILGAFVNSQIQGHKEMSKVWNELKPKLSCLFVGSSNMPTPPLSPPEGNFFSN, via the exons ATGGAGGGCGAGCCGCCCGCCGGCACCGCCGCCACAG atTTGGCAAAGCCTCCAGTAAATGAACCGAGGGAACCGGAACAATTTCTAATGCAGGCGCCCCAGGGAAATCCACTGCTGCTTTCCCACACCCTACAAGAGCTATTGAGCAAGGATAGTGTGCAGGTGGAGCTTATACCTGAGAAGAAGGGGCTTTTTCTGAAACATGTGGAATATGAGGTTTCCAGCAAG AGATTCAAATGCTCAGTCTATCGGAGATATAATGACTTTGTGGTGTTCCAtgagatgctgctgcagaagtTCCCGTATCGTATGGTGCCAGCACTACCACCCAAGAGGATGCTGGGAG CTGACCGAGAATTCATAGAATCAAGAAGGAGAGCTCTGAAGCGCTTTATAAACCTGGTGGCTCGACATCCTCCTTTCTCAGAAGATGTGCTCTTGAAGCTCTTTCTATCTTTCAGTGGCTCA GATGTGCAGAATAAACTAAGAGAGTTAGTCCAGGGAGTGGGAGATGAATTTATGACCTGCAGATTAGCTACCCAGGCCAAG GACTTCCTTCCAGCTGACATACAAGCCCAGtttgctgccagcagggaactcatcagaaatatttacaatagcTTTTACAAGCTTCGGGACCGTGCAGAGAGGATAGCTTCTCGAGCCATTGATAATGCCTCAGATCTCCTCATATTTGGAAAGGAGCTAAG TGCTTTAGGCTCAGACACTACACCGCTTCCTTCCTGGGCTGCTTTGAATAATAGCACATGGGGGACTCTGAAACAAGCCTTGAAGGGTCTATCTGTTGAATTTGCACTTTTGGCAGATAAGGCTGTGCAGCAG GGTAAACAGGAAGAGAATGATGTGGTGGAGAAGCTGAACCTTTTCCTGGATTTACTCCAGTCCTATAAA GACCTATGTGAAAGACATGAGAAGGGGGTGTTGCACAAGCACCAGCGAGCATTGCATAAGTACAGCATGATGAAGAAGCAGATGATGAGTGCCACAGTGCAGAACAAAGAACCAGAATCAGTGGAGCAATTGGAGTCTCGGATTGTGGAG CAAGAAAATGCTATCCTAACTATGGAGCTGCggaattacttttctttgtattgCCTGCATCAGGAAACACAGCTCATCCACATCTATCTGCCTCTCACCTCTCACATCTTGGGGGCCTTTGTCAACTCCCAGATTCAGGGCCACAAAGAG ATGAGTAAAGTTTGGAATGAGTTGAAGCCGAAGTTGAGTTGTCTCTTCGTGGGATCTAGCAATATGCCAACTCCACCATTGTCACCTCCAGAGGGAAACTTCTTCTCCAATTAA
- the SNX8 gene encoding sorting nexin-8 isoform X2, which yields MSYCIKERAHSDLAKPPVNEPREPEQFLMQAPQGNPLLLSHTLQELLSKDSVQVELIPEKKGLFLKHVEYEVSSKRFKCSVYRRYNDFVVFHEMLLQKFPYRMVPALPPKRMLGADREFIESRRRALKRFINLVARHPPFSEDVLLKLFLSFSGSDVQNKLRELVQGVGDEFMTCRLATQAKDFLPADIQAQFAASRELIRNIYNSFYKLRDRAERIASRAIDNASDLLIFGKELSALGSDTTPLPSWAALNNSTWGTLKQALKGLSVEFALLADKAVQQGKQEENDVVEKLNLFLDLLQSYKDLCERHEKGVLHKHQRALHKYSMMKKQMMSATVQNKEPESVEQLESRIVEQENAILTMELRNYFSLYCLHQETQLIHIYLPLTSHILGAFVNSQIQGHKEMSKVWNELKPKLSCLFVGSSNMPTPPLSPPEGNFFSN from the exons atgtcCTACTGTATCAAAGAGAGAGCTCACTCAG atTTGGCAAAGCCTCCAGTAAATGAACCGAGGGAACCGGAACAATTTCTAATGCAGGCGCCCCAGGGAAATCCACTGCTGCTTTCCCACACCCTACAAGAGCTATTGAGCAAGGATAGTGTGCAGGTGGAGCTTATACCTGAGAAGAAGGGGCTTTTTCTGAAACATGTGGAATATGAGGTTTCCAGCAAG AGATTCAAATGCTCAGTCTATCGGAGATATAATGACTTTGTGGTGTTCCAtgagatgctgctgcagaagtTCCCGTATCGTATGGTGCCAGCACTACCACCCAAGAGGATGCTGGGAG CTGACCGAGAATTCATAGAATCAAGAAGGAGAGCTCTGAAGCGCTTTATAAACCTGGTGGCTCGACATCCTCCTTTCTCAGAAGATGTGCTCTTGAAGCTCTTTCTATCTTTCAGTGGCTCA GATGTGCAGAATAAACTAAGAGAGTTAGTCCAGGGAGTGGGAGATGAATTTATGACCTGCAGATTAGCTACCCAGGCCAAG GACTTCCTTCCAGCTGACATACAAGCCCAGtttgctgccagcagggaactcatcagaaatatttacaatagcTTTTACAAGCTTCGGGACCGTGCAGAGAGGATAGCTTCTCGAGCCATTGATAATGCCTCAGATCTCCTCATATTTGGAAAGGAGCTAAG TGCTTTAGGCTCAGACACTACACCGCTTCCTTCCTGGGCTGCTTTGAATAATAGCACATGGGGGACTCTGAAACAAGCCTTGAAGGGTCTATCTGTTGAATTTGCACTTTTGGCAGATAAGGCTGTGCAGCAG GGTAAACAGGAAGAGAATGATGTGGTGGAGAAGCTGAACCTTTTCCTGGATTTACTCCAGTCCTATAAA GACCTATGTGAAAGACATGAGAAGGGGGTGTTGCACAAGCACCAGCGAGCATTGCATAAGTACAGCATGATGAAGAAGCAGATGATGAGTGCCACAGTGCAGAACAAAGAACCAGAATCAGTGGAGCAATTGGAGTCTCGGATTGTGGAG CAAGAAAATGCTATCCTAACTATGGAGCTGCggaattacttttctttgtattgCCTGCATCAGGAAACACAGCTCATCCACATCTATCTGCCTCTCACCTCTCACATCTTGGGGGCCTTTGTCAACTCCCAGATTCAGGGCCACAAAGAG ATGAGTAAAGTTTGGAATGAGTTGAAGCCGAAGTTGAGTTGTCTCTTCGTGGGATCTAGCAATATGCCAACTCCACCATTGTCACCTCCAGAGGGAAACTTCTTCTCCAATTAA
- the SNX8 gene encoding sorting nexin-8 isoform X3 — MQAPQGNPLLLSHTLQELLSKDSVQVELIPEKKGLFLKHVEYEVSSKRFKCSVYRRYNDFVVFHEMLLQKFPYRMVPALPPKRMLGADREFIESRRRALKRFINLVARHPPFSEDVLLKLFLSFSGSDVQNKLRELVQGVGDEFMTCRLATQAKDFLPADIQAQFAASRELIRNIYNSFYKLRDRAERIASRAIDNASDLLIFGKELSALGSDTTPLPSWAALNNSTWGTLKQALKGLSVEFALLADKAVQQGKQEENDVVEKLNLFLDLLQSYKDLCERHEKGVLHKHQRALHKYSMMKKQMMSATVQNKEPESVEQLESRIVEQENAILTMELRNYFSLYCLHQETQLIHIYLPLTSHILGAFVNSQIQGHKEMSKVWNELKPKLSCLFVGSSNMPTPPLSPPEGNFFSN, encoded by the exons ATGCAGGCGCCCCAGGGAAATCCACTGCTGCTTTCCCACACCCTACAAGAGCTATTGAGCAAGGATAGTGTGCAGGTGGAGCTTATACCTGAGAAGAAGGGGCTTTTTCTGAAACATGTGGAATATGAGGTTTCCAGCAAG AGATTCAAATGCTCAGTCTATCGGAGATATAATGACTTTGTGGTGTTCCAtgagatgctgctgcagaagtTCCCGTATCGTATGGTGCCAGCACTACCACCCAAGAGGATGCTGGGAG CTGACCGAGAATTCATAGAATCAAGAAGGAGAGCTCTGAAGCGCTTTATAAACCTGGTGGCTCGACATCCTCCTTTCTCAGAAGATGTGCTCTTGAAGCTCTTTCTATCTTTCAGTGGCTCA GATGTGCAGAATAAACTAAGAGAGTTAGTCCAGGGAGTGGGAGATGAATTTATGACCTGCAGATTAGCTACCCAGGCCAAG GACTTCCTTCCAGCTGACATACAAGCCCAGtttgctgccagcagggaactcatcagaaatatttacaatagcTTTTACAAGCTTCGGGACCGTGCAGAGAGGATAGCTTCTCGAGCCATTGATAATGCCTCAGATCTCCTCATATTTGGAAAGGAGCTAAG TGCTTTAGGCTCAGACACTACACCGCTTCCTTCCTGGGCTGCTTTGAATAATAGCACATGGGGGACTCTGAAACAAGCCTTGAAGGGTCTATCTGTTGAATTTGCACTTTTGGCAGATAAGGCTGTGCAGCAG GGTAAACAGGAAGAGAATGATGTGGTGGAGAAGCTGAACCTTTTCCTGGATTTACTCCAGTCCTATAAA GACCTATGTGAAAGACATGAGAAGGGGGTGTTGCACAAGCACCAGCGAGCATTGCATAAGTACAGCATGATGAAGAAGCAGATGATGAGTGCCACAGTGCAGAACAAAGAACCAGAATCAGTGGAGCAATTGGAGTCTCGGATTGTGGAG CAAGAAAATGCTATCCTAACTATGGAGCTGCggaattacttttctttgtattgCCTGCATCAGGAAACACAGCTCATCCACATCTATCTGCCTCTCACCTCTCACATCTTGGGGGCCTTTGTCAACTCCCAGATTCAGGGCCACAAAGAG ATGAGTAAAGTTTGGAATGAGTTGAAGCCGAAGTTGAGTTGTCTCTTCGTGGGATCTAGCAATATGCCAACTCCACCATTGTCACCTCCAGAGGGAAACTTCTTCTCCAATTAA
- the NUDT1 gene encoding 7,8-dihydro-8-oxoguanine triphosphatase: protein MCTPNLFTLVLVVQPSRVLLGMKKRGFGAGFWNGFGGKVQPGESIEEAAHRELQEESGLTVDTLQKMGQITFEFVGNPDLMEVHVFRADHFNGEPTESEEMRPQWFQLDEVPFSQMWPDDSYWFPLLLQKKKFHGYFKFQGQDTILEHTLKEVEEI, encoded by the exons ATGTGCACACCCAACCTCTTCACCCTTGTCCTGGTGGTGCAACCATCTCGCGTCCTCCTGGGCATGAAGAAACGCGGGTTTGGAGCTGGGTTCTGGAATGGTTTTGGGGGAAAGGTGCAGCCGGGTGAGAGCATCGAGGAGGCTGCTCACAG GGAGCTCCAGGAAGAGAGCGGACTGACTGTGGACACCTTGCAGAAGATGGGCCAGATCACATTTGAGTTTGTAGGCAACCCTGACCTCATGGAAGTTCACGTCTTCCGGGCAGATCATTTTAATGGAGAGCCAACAGAAAGTGAGG AAATGCGGCCTCAGTGGTTTCAGCTGGATGAGGTGCCCTTCAGTCAGATGTGGCCAGATGATAGCTATTGGTTTCCcctgctgcttcagaaaaagaagtttcatGGCTATTTTAAGTTCCAAGGACAAGACACTATCCTGGAGCACACCCTGAAAGAAGTGGAGgaaatttaa
- the MRM2 gene encoding rRNA methyltransferase 2, mitochondrial: MSAGIASCQRLASLPLHCRCLHTTVGFLKKKTATENWWLERHLKDPFVKATKQQNYRCRSAFKLLEIDDKFRILRPGLSVLDCGAAPGAWSQVAVERVNALGTDPAAPTGFVLGVDLLRISPLEGAVFLPEADITDPSTLGAIQSLLPAGKVDVILSDMAPNATGIKDLDHQKLISLCLGLVNLAQSILKPKGTVLCKFWDGHESRVLQNRLKEQFQEVRTLKPQASRKDSSESYFLARLYKGK; encoded by the exons ATGAGTGCGGGCATCGCGAG CTGTCAGCGTTTGGCGAGCCTTCCTCTGCACTGCAGATGTCTGCACACCACAGTGGGGTTcctaaagaagaaaactgcaaCAGAGAACTGGTGGCTGGAGCGGCATTTGAAGGATCCCTTTGTCAAAGCAACGAAACAGCAGAACTACCGTTGCCGGAGCGCCTTCAAGTTACTGGAGATCGATGACAAGTTCCGTATTCTCCGACCAGGACTTTCTGTTCTGGACTGTGGGGCAGCACCAGGTGCTTGGAGTCAGGTTGCTGTAGAGAGGGTTAATGCCTTAGGTACTG ATCCTGCTGCCCCCACTGGCTTCGTCCTTGGAGTTGACCTCCTGAGGATTTCCCCACTGGAAGGAGCTGTCTTCCTGCCAGAGGCGGACATTACAGACCCAAGCACGCTCGGGGCAATCCAGAGCCTGCTTCCTGCGGGGAAGGTGGATGTTATCTTGAGTGACATGGCACCTAATGCAACAGGCATTAAAGACCTGGACCATCAGAAGTTGATCAGTTTATGTTTAGGCCTTGTGAATCTGGcgcaaagtattttaaagccaAAAGGTACGGTGCTGTGTAAGTTCTGGGATGGACACGAGTCCCGTGTTCTTCAAAACAGGCTGAAGGAGCAGTTCCAGGAGGTGAGAACTTTAAAGCCTCAGGCCAGCCGGAAGGACTCTTCTGAATCTTATTTCTTGGCAAGACTGtacaaagggaaatga